A stretch of the Rhinoderma darwinii isolate aRhiDar2 chromosome 3, aRhiDar2.hap1, whole genome shotgun sequence genome encodes the following:
- the LOC142748011 gene encoding guanylyl cyclase-activating protein 1-like has translation MGNTSSSTVDDLQAVEIHHWYKKFMTECPSGQLTLHEFKQFFGLRGLSGEANSYIEQMFRTFDMNKDGYIDFMEYVAALSLVLRGKIEQKLRWYFKLYDVDGNGCIDRHELLNIIKAVRAINGCDHDSTAEEFTNRVFDKIDVNGDGELSLEEFVEGARKDEEFMDVMMKSLDLTHIMTMINNRRHSV, from the exons ATGGGTAATACAAGCAGCTCTACAGTAGACGACCTGCAGGCAGTGGAAATCCATCACTGGTACAAGAAGTTCATGACTGAATGTCCATCAGGACAACTAACCCTACATGAATTCAAGCAGTTCTTTGGTTTGCGAGGACTAAGTGGAGAAGCCAACAGCTACATAGAACAAATGTTTCGTACGTTTGATATGAACAag GATGGATATATTGATTTCATGGAGTATGTGGCTGCTCTCAGCCTTGTTCTCAGGGGAAAAATTGAACAGAAGCTACGTTGGTATTTTAAACTTTATGATGTGGATGGAAATGGCTGCATTGACCGACATGAACTGCTTAATATAATTAAG GCAGTGCGAGCCATTAATGGCTGTGACCACGACTCTACAGCTGAAGAGTTTACTAATCGAGTTTTTGACAAGATTGATGTTAATGGAGATG GGGAACTGTCTCTAGAAGAATTTGTGGAGGGTGCTCGTAAAGACGAGGAATTTATGGATGTGATGATGAAAAGTCTGGATCTGACCCACATAATGACCATGATTAACAACCGTAGGCACAGTGTTTGA